A segment of the Chloroflexota bacterium genome:
TCCCCCCGGCACGCCTCACACCGGCCCCCCTTCACGTTGAAGGAGAAGCGCCCCGGGCCGTAGCCCCGCATCCGGGCCTCGGGGAGGCTGGCAAAGAGCTCCCGGATGGGGGTGAAGGTCCCGGTATAGGTGGCGGGGTTGGAGCGGGGGGTGCGCCCGATGGGGGACTGGTCAATGCTTACCACCTTGTCTATGTGCTCCAGCCCCTCTACGCCCCGGCATTCCCCCGGCTTCTCCCTGGACCCGTAGAAGTGCTGGGCCAGCTTCTTGTAGAGGATTTCGGATATGAGGGAGGACTTCCCTGAGCCGGAGACCCCGGTGATGGCCACGAACATGCCCAGGGGGATGGCCACATCAATGTCCTTCAGGTTGTTTTCCCTGGCCCCCCTGATTGCCAGGGAACGGCCGTTGCCCCGGCGGCGCCCGGGTGGGAGGGGTATCTCCCTGACCCCCGAGAGATACTGCCCGGTGATGGAGCGGGGGCATTTGATGATGTCCTCCATCTTTCCAGCACAGACCACCTCGCCGCCGTGTTCCCCCGCCCCGGGGCCCAGGTCTACTATCCAGTCGGCGGCCCGCATCATGGCCTCGTCATGCTCCACGATGATGACGGTGTTCCCCAGGTCCCGGAGGTGCTTCAGGGTCTCAATGAGGCGGTGGCCGTCGGCCGGGTGAAGGCCCACCGTAGGCTCGTCGCAGATATAGAGGACTCCCATAAGCCCGCTGCCTATCTGGGTGGCCAGGCGGATGCGCTGGGCCTCCCCGCCGGAGAGGGTGGAGGAGGGCCGGTCCAGGGTGATATATTCCAGCCCCACGTCCTTCAGGAAGCCCAGGCGGGCCCTTATCTCTTTCAGCACCTGGCGGGCGATGAGCATCTCCCGGGGATTGAGCATGGGAGGCTTATCCCCGTCCGCGGAGAGCTCCACTGCCCACTCCAGGGCCTGGCTTACTGGCATGGCGGTGGTATCCACGATGTTCTTGCCGTAGATGGTGACCGCCAGGGACTCGGGTTTGAGGCGTTTGCCCTGGCAGGCGGGGCAGGGGCTGGAGGTCATATACTTCTCAATCTCTACCTTTGCCAGCTCGGATTCACTGCTGCGGTAGCGTCTCTCCAGGTAGCGGATGACCCCTTCAAAGCCGGTGGAATACTCCCGGATGCGCCCGTAGCGGCTGCGGTAGCGCACCCGCCCCCCCCCTTCCCCATAGAGGAGCAAGTCCAGGTGCTCCTTTTTCAGGTCCCTGACCGGGGTATTCAGGGAGAAGCCGTGGTTACTGGCCAGGTCCTCCAGTTGGTAGGACATCCAGGAGTGGTTCCACACCCAGCAGCGGATGGCCCCCTCGGGGAGGGTGAGGTCCCTGTTGGGGATGAGGAGGTCAGGGTCAATCTCCAGCTTGTTCCCCAGGCCGGTGCATTCAGGGCAGGCCCCGTGGGGGGAGTTGAAGCTGAACGTCCGGGGTTCAATCTCCCCCAGGCTTATCCCGCAGAGGATACAGGCGAAGTGCTCGGAGAAGAGGTGCTCCTCCCCCTCCTCGGTGGCCACCAGCACCACCCCCATCCCCAGCTTCAGGGCCGTCTCTATGGAATCGGCGATGCGGGCCGGCTCGCCCTCCCCCACCACCAGCCTGTCCACCACCGCCTCAATGGAGTGTTTCTTGTTCTTGTCCAGGGTGGGGGCCTCCTCCAGGGGATAGACCCGCCTGTCCACCCTGGCCCGGGAGTAGCCCTGCTTTCTCAGGTCCTCAAATACCGCCAGGTGCTCGCCCTTCCGGTCCCGGATAACGGGGGCCAGGACCATGAGCCTTTTCCTCTGGGGGAACTGCTGGATGGCGTCCACCATCTGCTGGACTGTCTGGCGGGCAATCTCCCGGCCGCAGTTGGGGCAGTGGGGCCGGCCTACCCGGGCGAAGAGAAGCCGGAGATAGTCATAGACCTCTGTCTGGGTGCCCACCGTGGAGCGGGGGTTGCGGGAGGGCCCCTTCTGGTCAATGGATATGGCCGGGGAGAGGCCCTCAATATAGTCCACATCGGGCTTCTCCATCTGGCCCAGGAACTGGCGGGCGTAGGCGGAGAGGGACTCTACATACCGCCGCTGGCCTTCGGCATAGATGGTGTCAAAGGCCAAAGAGGACTTCCCGGAGCCGGAGACCCCGGTGATGACCACCAGCTTGTCCCGGGGGATGACCACGTCTATGTTCTTCAGGTTGTGCTCCCGGGCCCCCCGGACAACTATCGTATCCTGCGTCATCTTAACTAATCATTCTAGCACGCAGGGGGGATGGGGGCCAAAGGCCAGGCGTGGTATAATAGTGAAACGAGTGAAACGGAGGATATCTCAGGGCTGGACACAATAGACAGGGCCAGGAAAGCGGTAGAGGCGGCCTCGGATAAGCAGGCCAGCGATATTGTCCTGCTGGACATCCGGGGCCTCTGCGCTTTTGCCGACTATTTTGTGCTCTGCAGCGGGGAGAGCGAGCGCCAACTGGAGGCCATCCGGGAAGGGATAGAGGCCGCCCTGGGCAAGGAGGGGAGCCCCCTGCTCCACCGGGAGGGGGATGCGGCCTCGGGGTGGTTGCTCCTGGACTATGGGGACCTAATCATCCACATATTCTCAGCTCAGCAGCGGGGGTTCTACCATCTGGACGAAGTCTGGGCCCAGGCCGTCCCCCTGCTGCGGGTCCAGTAGCTAGTCTTTCTTTATCTCCTTTGCGGGGTCGTCGGCGCTGACGGTGACGGCGTCGGCGGAGAAGTCGGTGCACTTGCCGCAGCCGCGCCAGCCGCCTTTCTTGTCGCTCATCATCCCGGAGTAGAGAGTGACCTCCTTGCCCTTGATTGCGGCGAACTTCCCCGTGGACACTTTCCCCGTCGCCTTCTCAACCACTTTGACAGCCATAGTCCCTCCTTTGAGCCGTATTTATTCTATTATCCAGCGGTCGATTTCCCTGGGATAGTTCAGGAGCTCTTTTTCTTCAAAGAAGATGGGCATCTCTCTTGCGGCGCTCTCGGGGGAGTCGGAGCCGTGGACCAGGTTTCTGCCCAGCTCCAGCCCCAGGTCCCCCCGGATGGTGCCGGGGCTGGCACGGGTGGGGTCGGTCTCCCCCATGGTCTGCCGGACCACCCCGATGGCCCGGGGGCCCTCCAGGACGGCGGCGATGATAGGCCCCGAGGTCATATATTCCACCAGGCCGGGGTAGAAGGGCTTCCCCCGGTGGACGGCGTAGAGCCTCTCTGCCAGGGGGCGGTCCATCCACAGCATCCTGAGGCCGATGAGCCTCAGCCCCCGCTTTTCCAGACGGGCGAGGACTTCCCCCACGAGGCCCCTCTGCACCCCGTCGGGCTTTACCAGAAGAAGGGTCCTTTCCACGCTATGCCTCCTCATATTTGCCCAGAATATAGAACAGGGCCTGGCCTTCGGCCACTATCTCCCCCGCGCCGTTGGTGATTATGCCCTGGGCCTGGATGGCCCTGGGGCGCTGTTTCAGCACCCGGCCCCTTATCTGGAGGGGCTCCCCCGGGCGGGCGGGGCGGCGGAAGCGGACTTC
Coding sequences within it:
- the uvrA gene encoding excinuclease ABC subunit UvrA: MTQDTIVVRGAREHNLKNIDVVIPRDKLVVITGVSGSGKSSLAFDTIYAEGQRRYVESLSAYARQFLGQMEKPDVDYIEGLSPAISIDQKGPSRNPRSTVGTQTEVYDYLRLLFARVGRPHCPNCGREIARQTVQQMVDAIQQFPQRKRLMVLAPVIRDRKGEHLAVFEDLRKQGYSRARVDRRVYPLEEAPTLDKNKKHSIEAVVDRLVVGEGEPARIADSIETALKLGMGVVLVATEEGEEHLFSEHFACILCGISLGEIEPRTFSFNSPHGACPECTGLGNKLEIDPDLLIPNRDLTLPEGAIRCWVWNHSWMSYQLEDLASNHGFSLNTPVRDLKKEHLDLLLYGEGGGRVRYRSRYGRIREYSTGFEGVIRYLERRYRSSESELAKVEIEKYMTSSPCPACQGKRLKPESLAVTIYGKNIVDTTAMPVSQALEWAVELSADGDKPPMLNPREMLIARQVLKEIRARLGFLKDVGLEYITLDRPSSTLSGGEAQRIRLATQIGSGLMGVLYICDEPTVGLHPADGHRLIETLKHLRDLGNTVIIVEHDEAMMRAADWIVDLGPGAGEHGGEVVCAGKMEDIIKCPRSITGQYLSGVREIPLPPGRRRGNGRSLAIRGARENNLKDIDVAIPLGMFVAITGVSGSGKSSLISEILYKKLAQHFYGSREKPGECRGVEGLEHIDKVVSIDQSPIGRTPRSNPATYTGTFTPIRELFASLPEARMRGYGPGRFSFNVKGGRCEACRGEGYILVEMQFLPDVTVPCEVCHGQRYNREALEVKFKGKSIAEVLAMSVEEALEFFKNFPRLRTKLETLRDVGLGYIRLGQPATTLSGGEAQRVKLATELSRRATGRTLYILDEPTTGLSFHDVAALLSVLQRLVDAGNTVVVIEHHLDVIKNADWIIDLGPGAGDLGGWVVATGTPEKLTKVEDSHTGQYLKKALAKHQPVSAAPTAG
- the ndk gene encoding nucleoside-diphosphate kinase, with translation MERTLLLVKPDGVQRGLVGEVLARLEKRGLRLIGLRMLWMDRPLAERLYAVHRGKPFYPGLVEYMTSGPIIAAVLEGPRAIGVVRQTMGETDPTRASPGTIRGDLGLELGRNLVHGSDSPESAAREMPIFFEEKELLNYPREIDRWIIE
- the rsfS gene encoding ribosome silencing factor, whose translation is MDTIDRARKAVEAASDKQASDIVLLDIRGLCAFADYFVLCSGESERQLEAIREGIEAALGKEGSPLLHREGDAASGWLLLDYGDLIIHIFSAQQRGFYHLDEVWAQAVPLLRVQ